A genomic window from Qipengyuania oceanensis includes:
- a CDS encoding glycosyltransferase family 4 protein, translating into MKPHIVVINDLAEPMGGASKLAVESALAFARRGHAVTFIAGGSDSDLLGAAGIEVVSLQQKRLVAAGFSSSVLRGLYNRAARDMLAAWIAQNDHEGMVYHLHGWAQILSPSIFVPLRKVADRLVLSAHDFFVTCPNGAMFDFRQQQRCELQPLGTRCLMRDCDRRNRLQKGWRVARHSVLARTRPMFDRFPPVLLIHEGMRRYLAMGGIEDADMAVLPNPVSPYCSERVEAEKNSSALFVGRIEPTKGIAQAAEACRQAGVRLIAVGTGSLLAELAESYPEHDWVGWKPPSEIGHYASRARVQLMPSIAIEPFGLTAVEALWSGLPVLCSENALLLDEIETAGAGRGIDPTDIDEFARILSIWAQKDALVRGMSINAFEGTRGIAMTADAWIDRLIESYQALLEGGKRRLVALYDEPARDCRGKQGSQTSPARLHDARRTAREVRNATC; encoded by the coding sequence ATGAAACCCCACATTGTCGTCATCAACGATCTCGCCGAGCCGATGGGCGGAGCATCGAAACTCGCGGTGGAATCCGCACTGGCCTTTGCCCGTCGCGGCCATGCGGTGACCTTTATCGCCGGCGGATCGGACAGCGATCTCCTCGGCGCTGCGGGGATCGAAGTGGTCTCGCTGCAGCAGAAAAGGCTGGTGGCGGCCGGCTTTTCGTCCAGCGTGCTCAGGGGTCTGTACAACCGGGCGGCGCGGGACATGCTCGCCGCCTGGATCGCGCAGAACGACCACGAGGGCATGGTCTACCATTTGCACGGCTGGGCGCAGATTCTCTCGCCGTCGATCTTCGTACCCTTACGCAAGGTAGCCGACCGCCTGGTGCTCAGCGCGCATGATTTCTTCGTCACGTGCCCGAACGGCGCGATGTTCGACTTCCGCCAGCAGCAGCGCTGCGAACTCCAGCCGCTCGGTACGCGGTGCCTGATGCGCGACTGCGACAGGCGCAATCGCCTGCAGAAGGGCTGGCGCGTGGCACGTCACTCGGTGCTCGCCCGCACGCGCCCGATGTTCGACCGGTTTCCGCCTGTCCTGCTGATCCACGAAGGCATGCGCCGCTATCTCGCGATGGGCGGGATCGAGGATGCGGACATGGCTGTCCTGCCCAACCCGGTCTCGCCCTATTGCAGCGAGCGCGTCGAAGCGGAGAAAAACTCGTCCGCCCTGTTCGTGGGTCGCATCGAGCCGACCAAGGGGATCGCCCAGGCGGCCGAGGCATGCCGACAGGCCGGCGTAAGGTTGATCGCGGTCGGGACCGGATCGCTGCTTGCCGAACTCGCCGAGAGCTATCCCGAGCACGACTGGGTCGGTTGGAAGCCCCCATCGGAAATCGGGCACTATGCTTCGCGCGCGCGCGTACAGCTGATGCCCAGCATAGCGATCGAACCCTTCGGCCTGACGGCGGTCGAAGCACTGTGGAGCGGCCTCCCGGTGCTCTGTTCCGAAAACGCACTGTTGCTGGACGAGATCGAAACTGCCGGTGCGGGAAGGGGGATCGACCCGACCGACATCGACGAGTTCGCAAGGATACTCTCCATCTGGGCGCAAAAGGACGCGCTCGTCCGGGGAATGAGCATCAATGCCTTCGAGGGAACGCGCGGCATCGCGATGACCGCGGATGCATGGATCGATCGCCTGATCGAAAGTTACCAGGCTCTTCTGGAAGGCGGGAAGCGGCGGCTGGTCGCGCTGTACGACGAGCCTGCACGAGATTGCCGAGGCAAACAGGGTTCGCAAACCTCGCCGGCGCGGCTGCACGATGCGCGGCGAACTGCGAGAGAAGTGCGCAATGCGACTTGTTAG
- a CDS encoding tyrosine-type recombinase/integrase: protein MATVMEEKVEEQRGRERLTDKRLEKLVAPPGGRLEIADALVRELRVRVGKSGKKSWSMLYRVAHADGSRGKMKRMNLGVYPTVSLSDARDRAREALEAADKGIDPAVVRAKEIDHRQTRTFEVVLERYVELHVKVSTRDGQRAKEREELARKEAEETGKKPRKVGLCPAERLLTDLVEPKWRGRLIESIRRTEVVELLDDIVMDKGTSIAREVRKHLVGLFSWALDRGLVDISPAAGIKRKDLRYEASKRCLSMDELRRVWDAAGELGYPFGDWVRLLILTGQRRSEIAQLERGWLGPDKDRLYVLPADKAKNGIAHAVPLSAPAWKIVEGLPRWNEGEFLLSGSGGRAAISGFSKAKTSLDKKIAKRAEREELPPMAPWRIHDLRHSVTTHMIGLGIREEHVERVLGHKIPGIAGVYNHHSYLPEKRAALEKWGKLWS from the coding sequence ATGGCGACGGTGATGGAAGAGAAAGTCGAGGAGCAGAGGGGCCGCGAACGGCTTACCGACAAGAGGCTCGAGAAGCTGGTCGCGCCGCCCGGCGGCCGCCTCGAGATCGCGGATGCCCTCGTCCGGGAGCTTCGTGTTCGAGTGGGCAAGAGCGGCAAGAAGAGCTGGTCGATGCTGTACCGTGTCGCCCACGCGGACGGGTCGCGCGGGAAGATGAAGCGGATGAACCTCGGGGTCTATCCGACCGTGTCCCTGAGCGATGCCCGGGATAGGGCGCGGGAGGCCCTCGAGGCCGCAGACAAGGGCATCGACCCGGCGGTTGTCCGGGCGAAGGAGATTGACCATCGCCAGACGCGCACCTTCGAGGTTGTCCTCGAGCGGTACGTCGAATTGCACGTGAAGGTAAGCACCCGAGACGGGCAGCGCGCGAAGGAGCGGGAGGAGCTCGCCCGGAAGGAGGCAGAGGAGACGGGGAAGAAGCCGCGCAAGGTTGGCCTCTGTCCGGCCGAGCGATTGCTGACAGACCTCGTGGAGCCCAAGTGGCGGGGGCGGCTGATTGAGAGCATCCGCCGCACAGAGGTAGTCGAGCTGCTCGACGATATTGTGATGGATAAAGGCACTAGCATCGCCCGGGAGGTCCGCAAGCACCTCGTGGGCCTGTTTAGCTGGGCACTCGACCGAGGCTTGGTCGATATTAGTCCGGCGGCCGGGATAAAGCGCAAGGACCTCCGGTACGAAGCGAGCAAGCGGTGCCTGTCGATGGACGAGCTCCGGCGCGTCTGGGACGCCGCCGGTGAGTTGGGCTACCCCTTCGGTGATTGGGTGCGCCTGCTAATCCTGACTGGGCAGCGCCGCTCGGAGATTGCCCAGCTAGAGCGTGGCTGGTTGGGGCCGGACAAGGATCGCCTCTATGTGCTTCCGGCCGACAAGGCGAAGAACGGTATTGCCCACGCAGTCCCGCTCTCCGCCCCGGCGTGGAAGATTGTGGAGGGTCTGCCCCGGTGGAATGAGGGCGAGTTCCTCCTCTCCGGCTCCGGCGGCCGAGCCGCGATTAGCGGTTTCTCGAAGGCCAAGACCTCGCTCGACAAGAAGATTGCCAAGAGGGCCGAGAGAGAGGAGCTCCCGCCTATGGCTCCGTGGCGCATCCACGACCTGCGACATTCGGTGACCACGCATATGATCGGGTTGGGCATTCGGGAGGAGCACGTCGAGCGGGTCCTCGGCCACAAGATACCCGGTATTGCCGGGGTATATAACCACCACAGCTACTTGCCCGAAAAGCGGGCCGCCCTCGAGAAGTGGGGCAAGCTGTGGAGCTGA
- a CDS encoding AMP-binding protein: MTGSDGGEHRPTIIGIRKCNSPAFVRAVFEACSKGQLFAVLDDEAALPSIAGYNRGPILEPEAGAGWSEGSLALRSEDEPAQIVFTSGTEGEPKPIVISHAALADTVERLNAIMRVDETIREYVGVPVGFSFGLGRCRAVAAAGGRFYIPQNGFDPLQIRDMLAAGSINALSAVPSLLRLLIAQPGVLQGHGASLRWLEIGSQYMNRSEKEQLKALFPNARIVQHYGLTEASRSTFLVVSDCEGEALESVGQPYGAVEIRIGEQGRIQIRGPNLAMGVLRAGQIEPMTDGEGWLTTNDNGHFHRGMLVYDGRADDVINTGGVKLDPALLETQVMQALALDGGIAISRIADDRRGDGIFVALSHEVAGEQDAVEDALRDMLTRRGISPGSSLKLQVVDRIPRTATGKVQRRQLSELYAPQEHSRERETRTDDGIRSLFAQTFRRDSVPDEASFQDLGGDSLNYVEMSIALESRLGSLPANWDVMPLGKLAEFADGPTRAPATMETGIVLRALAITCVVATHSGISLVRGGTFLLFFLIGYNLARFKAPALREGRIFGSLANYARTLVIPYFLLAAVFMIYRGEFQLDTLLLYTNLTELRLTQIFPFWFVQVLVQCLVLTGLLFAIPAARQWAKRSPWAFAFGTTAALVLVWWAAQIAWNTDHLRNLVPQRYLALLWLGWCCYAADTQPRKLLALGLGVAFALVDGGVSRTTGWIGVGLVATLFVPMISVPRLLRPAVQYVSSATFTIFALNGVLAWSVMLVSDKLFGRSFSLLTFVLAFGGCLLVYEAMRRASLLRSAAPQALRPPGRPRRSGFGPVAEPVSRGSVR; encoded by the coding sequence ATGACTGGCTCGGATGGCGGCGAGCACCGCCCGACCATCATCGGCATCCGCAAGTGCAATTCGCCGGCCTTCGTACGCGCCGTATTCGAGGCCTGCTCGAAGGGCCAGCTGTTCGCGGTGCTGGACGATGAGGCCGCGCTTCCCTCGATCGCCGGTTATAATCGCGGGCCGATCCTGGAGCCCGAAGCAGGTGCCGGCTGGTCCGAAGGCAGTCTTGCCCTGCGAAGCGAAGACGAGCCGGCCCAGATCGTATTCACCTCGGGCACGGAAGGAGAGCCCAAGCCGATCGTGATCTCCCATGCCGCGCTGGCCGATACGGTCGAGCGGCTCAACGCCATCATGCGCGTCGACGAAACCATCCGCGAATATGTCGGCGTGCCGGTCGGCTTTTCCTTCGGCCTGGGCCGATGCCGCGCGGTCGCTGCAGCAGGCGGCAGGTTCTACATTCCGCAAAACGGGTTCGACCCGCTGCAAATCCGCGACATGCTGGCTGCCGGATCGATCAACGCCTTGTCGGCGGTGCCCAGCCTCCTGCGCCTGCTGATTGCGCAGCCCGGTGTCCTGCAGGGTCACGGTGCCTCGCTCCGCTGGCTGGAAATCGGCAGCCAGTACATGAACCGCTCCGAGAAGGAGCAGTTGAAGGCGCTGTTCCCCAATGCCCGCATCGTCCAGCACTACGGCCTCACCGAAGCCTCGCGCTCGACCTTCCTCGTCGTCAGCGATTGCGAAGGTGAAGCGCTGGAATCGGTCGGTCAGCCTTACGGAGCGGTGGAAATCCGTATCGGTGAGCAGGGCCGCATCCAGATCCGCGGCCCGAATCTGGCCATGGGCGTTCTTCGCGCAGGGCAAATCGAACCGATGACCGACGGTGAAGGCTGGCTGACCACAAACGATAACGGTCATTTCCACCGAGGCATGCTGGTTTACGATGGCCGGGCAGACGATGTCATCAACACCGGCGGCGTGAAGCTCGACCCGGCCTTGCTAGAAACGCAGGTGATGCAGGCGCTCGCCCTGGACGGCGGGATCGCGATCTCCCGCATCGCCGACGACCGGCGCGGCGATGGCATTTTCGTGGCCCTGTCGCACGAAGTGGCCGGCGAGCAGGACGCGGTCGAGGATGCGTTGCGCGATATGCTGACACGCCGCGGTATTTCGCCCGGCTCCTCGCTCAAACTGCAAGTCGTCGACCGGATTCCCAGGACGGCAACCGGCAAGGTCCAGCGCCGCCAGCTGAGCGAGCTTTACGCGCCTCAGGAACACTCGCGCGAGCGGGAGACCAGAACTGACGACGGCATCCGCTCGCTCTTCGCGCAGACGTTTCGCCGCGATAGCGTGCCGGACGAGGCCAGCTTCCAGGATCTCGGCGGCGACTCCCTCAACTACGTCGAGATGTCGATTGCGCTCGAGAGCCGCCTCGGTTCGCTGCCCGCAAACTGGGATGTCATGCCGCTCGGCAAACTGGCCGAGTTCGCCGACGGCCCGACGCGTGCGCCAGCCACGATGGAGACGGGGATCGTCTTGCGGGCGCTTGCGATCACTTGTGTCGTCGCCACGCATTCGGGGATCAGCCTGGTGAGAGGCGGGACTTTCCTGCTGTTCTTCCTGATCGGCTACAATCTCGCCCGGTTCAAGGCGCCGGCCTTGCGCGAGGGCAGGATCTTCGGCTCGCTGGCCAATTATGCCCGGACCCTGGTCATCCCATACTTCCTGCTCGCTGCGGTCTTCATGATCTACAGGGGCGAATTCCAGCTCGACACGCTGCTCCTCTACACAAATCTCACCGAGTTGCGGCTGACGCAGATCTTCCCGTTCTGGTTCGTCCAGGTTCTGGTCCAGTGCCTCGTGCTGACCGGCCTGCTGTTCGCGATACCGGCGGCGCGGCAATGGGCGAAGCGATCGCCATGGGCTTTCGCCTTCGGCACCACGGCTGCACTAGTCCTCGTGTGGTGGGCTGCCCAGATCGCGTGGAATACGGATCACCTGCGCAATCTCGTGCCCCAACGCTATCTCGCGCTTCTGTGGCTCGGCTGGTGTTGCTACGCCGCCGACACGCAGCCGCGCAAGCTGCTCGCGCTCGGCCTGGGAGTCGCTTTCGCGCTGGTCGATGGCGGTGTCTCGCGGACGACCGGCTGGATCGGGGTGGGCCTCGTCGCGACGCTGTTCGTGCCGATGATCAGCGTCCCGCGATTACTGCGCCCGGCGGTGCAGTACGTTTCTTCGGCCACTTTCACGATCTTCGCCCTCAATGGCGTGCTGGCATGGTCCGTCATGCTGGTGAGCGACAAGCTGTTCGGGCGGTCGTTCAGCCTGCTGACTTTCGTTCTCGCCTTCGGCGGCTGCCTGCTGGTCTACGAGGCGATGAGGCGAGCCAGTCTCCTGCGATCTGCAGCGCCGCAGGCCTTGCGGCCTCCAGGCCGGCCGAGACGCAGCGGCTTCGGCCCGGTCGCCGAGCCGGTATCGAGGGGGTCGGTCAGGTGA
- a CDS encoding DNA cytosine methyltransferase: MLARKFAKELVALSYAEQERLIARALKEEVDLYDLLEAEGLSLDDLTYSDSRTRTWSGGAPVDLRSFEKVGKGIPVVSFFTGCGGMDLGLEALGFENVAAFEHNEIFCRTLRKNRPQWNVFGPPFHDGDVSKVEDVIATLEPLIQKPFEGLFVGGPPCQPFSIAANQRFAKWGDNFKRVGFDHAKNGNLLFDFVALIKEFRPAAFLIENVPGLRDIDGGEQLSVAIKQLEDAGYEVAEPSVFEAADYGVPQYRQRMFVVGSRTGGKFVIPEAQEHVGCGSVLDVLPGHNVPNHETRKHKAGSLQRYMVLGYGQRDQLGRVDRLDPTRPSKTVIAGGTNGGGRSHLHHEIPRTLSVRECARLQTFPDDYVFVGPTARQFTQVGNAVPPVLAATVGTALVKAFF; this comes from the coding sequence ATGCTGGCTAGAAAATTCGCTAAGGAGCTCGTCGCTCTGTCATACGCAGAACAGGAGCGCCTCATTGCCAGAGCCCTCAAGGAGGAGGTCGATCTTTACGATCTACTCGAGGCCGAAGGTCTCAGCCTTGACGATCTCACTTATTCGGACAGTCGCACCCGTACCTGGAGTGGCGGTGCTCCTGTCGATCTCCGGTCATTCGAGAAGGTCGGCAAGGGCATCCCCGTCGTCAGCTTCTTCACGGGCTGCGGCGGCATGGATTTGGGCCTCGAAGCGCTGGGCTTCGAGAACGTGGCCGCCTTCGAGCACAACGAGATATTCTGCCGGACGTTGCGCAAGAACCGGCCGCAGTGGAATGTGTTCGGGCCGCCGTTCCACGACGGGGACGTTTCGAAGGTCGAGGACGTAATCGCGACGCTCGAGCCGCTCATTCAGAAGCCGTTCGAAGGATTGTTTGTCGGCGGCCCGCCTTGCCAACCGTTCTCGATTGCTGCCAATCAGAGGTTCGCGAAATGGGGAGATAACTTCAAGCGGGTGGGGTTCGATCACGCGAAGAACGGCAACCTCCTCTTCGACTTCGTGGCGCTCATCAAGGAGTTTAGGCCAGCCGCATTCCTCATAGAGAACGTCCCGGGACTTAGGGATATTGACGGCGGGGAACAATTGTCGGTGGCAATCAAGCAACTCGAGGATGCTGGTTACGAGGTAGCGGAACCGTCTGTCTTCGAGGCTGCGGACTACGGGGTGCCGCAATATCGGCAACGGATGTTCGTTGTCGGGTCTCGTACTGGCGGCAAGTTCGTAATCCCCGAAGCCCAAGAGCACGTCGGATGCGGTAGCGTCCTCGATGTTTTGCCCGGCCACAACGTACCGAACCACGAAACCCGGAAGCACAAGGCGGGCTCTCTCCAGAGGTATATGGTACTCGGTTACGGACAACGGGACCAGCTCGGCCGGGTCGATAGGCTCGATCCGACGCGCCCGTCCAAGACTGTCATCGCTGGGGGCACCAACGGTGGCGGAAGGTCTCACCTCCACCACGAAATTCCACGCACGTTGTCTGTGCGGGAGTGCGCGCGCTTACAGACCTTCCCGGACGATTATGTCTTTGTTGGCCCAACCGCTCGCCAGTTCACTCAGGTCGGCAACGCCGTTCCTCCGGTCTTGGCAGCGACGGTAGGGACGGCATTGGTCAAGGCCTTCTTCTAG
- a CDS encoding polysaccharide pyruvyl transferase family protein: MAVQIGRAEEGDQRLDRVIDHSFTSETGWDIDEQGGEASPDAATEEIPVAVFNVKFSPNLGDGVIADCLEHALIEADPRLRPYSIDLAGRLDHHAGNGRNRRGLIRLIESLPPAFRRLLVPMMLGAVVRLRLRPRWREQLVPARMVILGGGNLLADRDQNFPIKVAAALGLAKERSLPVALASLGVGAHWSNAGGERMREAIGYAEPLSITLRDRLSIGNWNATFARVAGTSSPELAYDPGLLAEKVYGRHVAGGFRDRIGICVTAPEVLRLHGAPGSDRCDAVWMEQLVERLSAAGQELVLFTNGSQEDERFLDELCQQLMPYAGVTRAPRFTRPRDLARFIGSLRSVVAHRLHACIIAHSYGLPAVGLAWDAKLQGFFDTIGRAQYLLDPAMHDPGDVAEAVLNAINEPPQREDLDVLQAECRASIADLAVLAIDHAVPA, from the coding sequence ATGGCGGTGCAAATCGGACGTGCCGAGGAAGGGGACCAGAGATTGGATCGCGTGATAGATCACTCTTTCACAAGCGAAACCGGGTGGGACATCGACGAGCAGGGGGGAGAAGCATCTCCCGATGCCGCGACAGAAGAAATTCCCGTGGCCGTCTTCAACGTCAAGTTCAGTCCGAATCTCGGCGATGGGGTCATCGCCGACTGCCTCGAACACGCGCTGATCGAGGCCGATCCCCGACTGCGTCCCTATTCCATCGATCTTGCTGGCCGGCTCGACCACCACGCGGGCAATGGCCGCAACCGGCGGGGCCTGATCCGCCTGATCGAATCCCTGCCACCCGCCTTTCGCCGACTGCTCGTGCCAATGATGCTGGGGGCAGTGGTGCGTTTAAGGCTGCGGCCTCGATGGCGGGAGCAACTGGTGCCGGCGCGCATGGTCATCCTGGGAGGCGGGAATTTGCTCGCGGACCGCGACCAGAACTTCCCGATCAAGGTCGCTGCGGCGCTGGGACTGGCAAAGGAGCGGAGCCTGCCGGTTGCCCTTGCGAGCCTGGGTGTCGGGGCGCATTGGTCAAATGCCGGCGGCGAGCGGATGCGCGAGGCGATCGGCTACGCCGAGCCGCTGTCCATCACCCTGCGCGATCGCCTCTCGATCGGCAACTGGAACGCGACCTTCGCGCGCGTGGCAGGCACGAGCAGCCCCGAGCTTGCCTATGATCCCGGGTTGCTCGCGGAAAAAGTCTACGGACGCCACGTGGCAGGCGGTTTTAGGGATCGCATCGGTATCTGCGTAACCGCGCCCGAAGTCCTGCGCCTGCACGGCGCGCCCGGCAGCGATCGTTGCGATGCTGTATGGATGGAGCAGCTCGTCGAAAGGCTGAGCGCCGCCGGCCAGGAACTCGTGCTGTTCACCAACGGCAGCCAGGAGGACGAGCGTTTCCTCGACGAACTCTGCCAGCAGCTGATGCCTTATGCCGGTGTCACGCGTGCGCCGCGCTTCACCAGGCCTCGCGATCTTGCCCGGTTCATCGGTTCGCTTCGCTCGGTCGTGGCGCATCGGCTTCACGCGTGCATCATCGCCCATTCCTACGGGCTGCCGGCGGTCGGTCTGGCCTGGGATGCGAAGCTCCAGGGTTTCTTCGACACCATTGGCCGCGCGCAATACCTGCTCGATCCGGCGATGCACGATCCAGGCGATGTCGCCGAGGCCGTGCTTAACGCGATCAACGAGCCACCGCAGCGCGAGGACCTCGACGTGCTGCAGGCGGAATGTCGCGCTTCGATTGCCGACCTCGCCGTGCTTGCGATCGATCATGCGGTGCCGGCATGA
- a CDS encoding helix-turn-helix transcriptional regulator, with the protein MAQTEEFKAAVERVSRTSDKIVLDIKGVVELTTYSQSVIYDLVKRGEFPKQKRIGPNRVVWLRSEVVGWLEGKLAEAEAA; encoded by the coding sequence ATGGCCCAGACCGAAGAATTTAAGGCTGCTGTCGAGCGTGTGAGTCGGACCTCCGACAAGATCGTGCTCGACATTAAGGGCGTGGTCGAGCTGACCACCTACTCCCAATCCGTGATCTATGACCTCGTGAAGCGGGGCGAGTTCCCGAAGCAGAAGCGCATCGGCCCGAACAGGGTTGTGTGGCTCCGGTCCGAAGTCGTGGGCTGGCTCGAGGGCAAACTGGCCGAGGCTGAGGCCGCCTGA
- a CDS encoding virulence-associated E family protein, with the protein MTAIPPDGGPTHTKTVAPGEAEEALGWFEEHSAAERNLYWTVNPTRERITSKAKKTDIENLDWLHVDIDPADGADAAEARKAALALLGRYKHKPTLTLDSGGGIQAFFRLEEPGLYIGCNEDAAEEAECYTRQIEADLSRMIEDDLKRQREEDPEARPLIKVDGTHDCCRLMRLPGTVNWPNKKKRDDGRKPRLATVLEYDDKRVYPLGEFTAAPRKDAAPTTGQAKVQLDRVPPPLANLDELPAKVTPRIRMLIVQGDDPDEPDRYKSRSEATFAVCRGMVEGGCDNETIAAVLLDPGFGISAHTLAQKRSLEYAARQIERARKEAAASADTFATDKDGKVYANHQGNIRLALRKLGVELRHDTFADRSVIDGLDGHGPHLDDAALTRLWLEIDERFRFRPQIEFFTKVIMDTARNAPFHPVCDELDSLEWDGTPRLDRWLSTYGGAEDNEYTRAVGALPLIAAVRRVRQPGCKFDEMLILESEQGTNKSSALRVLAGRDEQFADDLPLNADGKKTIEQTAGKWIIEAGELKGMRKGEVEHLKAFLSRQDDTARLSYARLPVIVPRQFVVIGTTNSERYLRDLTGNRRFWPVRVGCFDLEALRRDRDQIWAEAAAREAEGASIRLDPSLYAAAGVEQEARKVEDPHVETLAAALGDRTGKLRAADVWNLLGMPPSQRTQDQNGRVGDAMRELGWERTKLRFGGKPVGAYAKGSKRQRERSLEVSLGAAGYFVDDAASPELDDGDDELPY; encoded by the coding sequence ATGACTGCCATTCCACCGGACGGCGGACCGACGCACACCAAGACGGTAGCGCCGGGCGAGGCGGAGGAGGCGCTGGGCTGGTTTGAGGAACACTCGGCTGCCGAGCGTAACCTGTACTGGACCGTGAACCCGACGCGGGAGCGCATCACGTCGAAGGCCAAGAAGACAGACATCGAGAACCTCGATTGGCTCCACGTTGATATCGACCCCGCCGATGGAGCGGACGCGGCCGAAGCCAGAAAGGCAGCGCTCGCCCTTCTCGGGCGCTACAAGCACAAGCCCACGCTAACCCTCGACAGCGGCGGTGGCATCCAAGCCTTCTTCCGGCTCGAGGAGCCGGGCCTGTACATCGGCTGCAACGAGGACGCTGCCGAGGAGGCAGAATGCTACACCCGGCAAATCGAAGCGGACCTCTCCCGGATGATCGAAGACGACCTCAAGCGGCAAAGGGAAGAGGACCCCGAAGCACGTCCGCTGATAAAGGTCGATGGAACCCACGATTGCTGCCGCCTGATGCGCCTTCCGGGCACCGTCAACTGGCCCAACAAGAAGAAGCGGGACGATGGCCGGAAGCCCCGCCTCGCAACCGTTCTCGAGTATGACGACAAGAGGGTTTATCCCTTGGGCGAGTTTACCGCCGCGCCACGCAAGGATGCCGCTCCGACAACCGGACAGGCGAAGGTACAGCTCGACCGCGTACCGCCCCCTCTCGCCAACCTAGACGAGCTCCCGGCGAAAGTGACGCCGCGCATCCGAATGTTGATCGTGCAAGGCGATGACCCGGACGAGCCGGACAGGTACAAGTCCCGTTCCGAGGCCACCTTCGCCGTTTGCCGGGGGATGGTCGAGGGCGGTTGCGATAACGAGACAATAGCGGCCGTGCTGCTGGACCCCGGCTTCGGCATATCGGCGCACACGTTGGCGCAAAAGCGGTCGCTGGAATACGCGGCCCGGCAGATCGAACGGGCGAGGAAGGAGGCCGCCGCCTCTGCTGATACCTTCGCCACCGACAAGGACGGCAAGGTTTACGCCAACCACCAAGGCAATATCCGGTTGGCGCTGCGCAAGCTCGGGGTCGAGCTCCGCCACGATACCTTCGCGGACCGCTCGGTGATCGACGGGCTCGACGGCCACGGACCCCACCTTGACGATGCGGCACTGACCCGGCTGTGGCTCGAGATCGACGAGCGCTTCCGCTTCCGGCCGCAAATCGAGTTCTTTACGAAGGTGATTATGGACACGGCGCGCAACGCGCCCTTCCATCCGGTTTGCGACGAGCTTGATAGTTTGGAGTGGGACGGAACGCCCCGGCTCGACCGATGGCTCTCGACCTACGGCGGGGCCGAGGACAACGAATATACCCGTGCTGTCGGAGCTCTGCCGCTAATCGCTGCCGTACGGCGCGTCCGGCAACCGGGTTGCAAGTTCGACGAGATGCTTATCCTCGAGAGCGAGCAAGGGACCAATAAGTCCTCCGCCCTCCGGGTGCTGGCAGGCCGAGACGAGCAATTCGCTGACGACCTCCCGCTTAACGCGGACGGCAAGAAGACCATCGAGCAGACCGCCGGCAAGTGGATAATCGAAGCTGGCGAGCTGAAGGGTATGCGCAAGGGCGAGGTCGAGCACCTGAAGGCCTTCCTCTCCCGGCAGGACGATACGGCCCGGCTCTCCTACGCCCGGCTCCCGGTGATCGTGCCGCGCCAGTTCGTTGTGATCGGCACGACCAACAGCGAGCGCTACCTGCGCGACCTTACCGGCAACCGGCGCTTCTGGCCCGTCCGCGTGGGGTGCTTCGACCTCGAGGCGCTGCGGCGCGACCGGGACCAGATATGGGCCGAGGCCGCCGCGCGTGAGGCGGAGGGAGCCAGCATCCGGCTGGATCCATCGCTGTACGCGGCGGCCGGTGTAGAACAGGAAGCGCGGAAGGTGGAGGACCCCCATGTCGAGACACTGGCCGCCGCGTTAGGAGATCGGACGGGGAAGCTGCGCGCGGCCGATGTTTGGAACCTCCTCGGGATGCCGCCCTCGCAACGGACGCAGGACCAGAACGGGCGCGTGGGAGACGCGATGCGAGAGCTGGGCTGGGAGCGGACCAAGCTACGCTTCGGCGGAAAGCCGGTCGGAGCATACGCGAAGGGCTCGAAGCGACAGCGGGAAAGGTCGCTGGAGGTCTCGCTCGGGGCCGCTGGGTACTTCGTCGATGATGCGGCCAGCCCCGAACTGGACGATGGCGACGATGAGCTGCCGTACTGA